One Persicobacter psychrovividus DNA window includes the following coding sequences:
- a CDS encoding efflux RND transporter permease subunit, with translation MWNRFAQFVLRYRLALIMVIGVITVFMYYKGKDIEMSYNFGSTVPLTDPEMVHFQQFKQDFGEDGNLLAIGMKDSAVYQLENFRRLKYLGEELNKIRGVNEVMSIPRMIQLVKNTKEKKFEARKIFENFPQTQPQLDSLLGIVAHEKLYTGQMINLKNGANLLILTINKDILNSKKRFQLMDDIRMACDQFSEATGVKLHYAGLPFVRTENARLVQREMVMFLILSVLVTALIMLYFFRSWDAVLFPMIMIGVIVVWVTGTLGILGYKITILTGVIPPIIVVIGIPNSIYLLNKYHQEIQRTGNKYKALQAVIGKIGVVTFLTNFTTAVGFGVLSFTDIQMLKEFGTVASINIVATFFVSIIFIPAVFSYLPKPELKRLGHLNKKGLNKVLDTIDLLVHRHRYTVLGVGAVLIIISSIGLYKIKAVSFMVDDVPEHSEVKQGLRWLEDNFAGIMPLEIVVDTGKKKGVMKESIWKKVDQLERALEKDPHISHPISIVEFIKMARQSFYNGNPDYYGLPNRDKNFILRYFKGQDDNSGFLNSFVTEDGRKMRISFKVADIGSHELHELVDNVVKPNVEEIFGNNSKITVTPTGTTLLFVKGNSFLINNLKTSMLLAFVIISIIMAVLFGRFRIILISLIPNMIPLLITAGIMGFVGVALKPSTALVFSIAFGISVDDSIHYLAKYRQDLMEDNFFVPKAISRSIHEVGASMMYTSIVLFFGFIIFGFSEFGGTKALGLLTSLTLLCAMFTNLIILPSLLMVFDKGKKSRDIEPLLIDEVDFYHENDDEEIDIDALKKKDDPEEN, from the coding sequence ATGTGGAATCGCTTTGCCCAATTTGTACTTAGGTATCGGCTTGCGCTGATCATGGTGATCGGGGTGATCACGGTCTTTATGTACTATAAAGGGAAAGACATCGAAATGAGCTACAATTTTGGTAGCACGGTGCCCCTGACTGACCCAGAAATGGTTCATTTTCAACAATTCAAACAGGACTTCGGAGAGGACGGCAATTTGCTGGCCATCGGAATGAAAGACAGTGCCGTTTATCAATTGGAAAATTTTCGCCGATTAAAATACCTCGGTGAAGAGCTTAATAAAATTCGGGGAGTCAATGAAGTAATGTCTATCCCGCGGATGATTCAGCTGGTAAAAAATACCAAAGAGAAAAAATTTGAAGCGCGGAAAATCTTTGAGAATTTCCCACAAACTCAGCCGCAACTCGATAGCCTGCTCGGCATCGTAGCGCACGAAAAACTATACACTGGCCAGATGATCAACCTCAAGAACGGGGCAAACCTGTTGATCCTGACCATCAATAAAGACATCCTGAACTCGAAGAAAAGGTTTCAGCTCATGGATGATATCCGCATGGCTTGCGACCAGTTCTCCGAAGCCACGGGCGTCAAGCTGCATTATGCTGGATTACCCTTTGTAAGAACAGAAAATGCCCGCCTCGTTCAGCGCGAGATGGTCATGTTCCTGATTCTCTCCGTACTTGTTACGGCGCTCATCATGCTCTACTTCTTCCGATCCTGGGATGCTGTATTGTTCCCTATGATCATGATTGGCGTGATCGTGGTATGGGTAACAGGAACCCTCGGGATCCTGGGCTATAAAATCACTATCCTGACAGGTGTTATCCCACCGATTATTGTCGTCATCGGGATTCCGAACAGTATTTACCTGCTGAACAAGTACCATCAGGAAATTCAGCGCACAGGCAATAAATACAAAGCCCTTCAGGCCGTGATCGGTAAAATTGGGGTCGTCACCTTCCTGACCAACTTCACCACCGCGGTCGGTTTCGGAGTGTTATCTTTTACTGATATTCAGATGCTGAAAGAATTCGGTACTGTTGCGAGTATTAACATCGTAGCGACCTTCTTTGTCAGCATCATATTCATCCCTGCAGTATTCAGTTACCTGCCAAAACCTGAACTCAAAAGACTCGGCCACCTGAATAAAAAGGGGCTGAACAAAGTGCTCGACACCATCGACCTGCTCGTGCATCGCCACCGCTATACCGTTTTGGGTGTTGGTGCTGTACTGATCATCATCTCTTCGATTGGTCTATATAAAATCAAGGCTGTTTCATTTATGGTAGATGATGTGCCAGAACACAGTGAAGTCAAACAAGGGTTGCGCTGGCTGGAGGACAACTTTGCTGGTATTATGCCCCTTGAAATTGTGGTAGATACTGGTAAAAAGAAGGGTGTGATGAAAGAGTCGATCTGGAAAAAAGTAGATCAACTGGAACGGGCACTGGAAAAAGATCCACATATCTCGCACCCAATCTCTATTGTAGAGTTTATCAAAATGGCTCGGCAGTCATTCTATAATGGTAATCCCGATTACTACGGACTCCCCAACCGCGATAAAAATTTCATCCTTCGCTATTTTAAAGGGCAGGACGACAACTCTGGTTTTCTGAACAGCTTTGTTACCGAAGATGGCCGAAAAATGAGGATTTCCTTTAAGGTTGCTGATATTGGTTCCCATGAGTTGCATGAGCTGGTGGACAATGTTGTGAAGCCCAATGTAGAAGAGATTTTTGGCAATAACAGCAAAATTACGGTTACCCCTACGGGCACAACCTTACTGTTTGTTAAAGGGAACAGCTTCCTGATCAATAACCTGAAAACCTCCATGCTTTTGGCTTTCGTGATCATCTCGATCATCATGGCAGTGCTTTTCGGCCGTTTCAGAATTATCCTGATTTCCCTGATCCCGAACATGATTCCACTGCTGATTACCGCAGGAATCATGGGCTTTGTCGGTGTCGCATTAAAGCCAAGTACAGCACTGGTATTCAGTATTGCCTTTGGTATATCTGTCGATGACTCCATTCACTACCTGGCCAAATACCGACAGGATTTAATGGAAGATAATTTCTTCGTCCCCAAGGCGATCAGTAGGTCGATTCATGAAGTGGGTGCAAGTATGATGTACACCTCGATTGTACTGTTCTTCGGCTTTATCATTTTCGGATTCTCGGAATTTGGCGGAACAAAAGCCCTTGGTTTGCTCACCTCATTAACCCTGTTGTGTGCTATGTTCACCAACCTGATCATCCTGCCTTCATTGTTGATGGTTTTTGACAAAGGCAAAAAGAGCCGTGATATTGAGCCATTGCTCATTGACGAAGTCGATTTCTACCATGAAAATGATGATGAAGAAATTGATATTGACGCACTGAAAAAGAAAGACGACCCAGAAGAAAATTAA